The Triticum aestivum cultivar Chinese Spring chromosome 7B, IWGSC CS RefSeq v2.1, whole genome shotgun sequence genome window below encodes:
- the LOC123162450 gene encoding uncharacterized protein produces the protein MRTMPSSSSVYPERRIVTAAELVAGNNAKETRATGAEGFASLLRTQEEVDALCDKYGVPKEFTARPAGDLRANSTPPPGAICVYARALEAGMRVPLHGFFRAVLAHFGIAPAQVTPNGWRFMADFLVLCQSAGVPPSPAVFLRFFQLSIMDQKHEKGWYFFRSRRDIASLPNGGCKTTPGWRHEFFFLSSPEPWHCAVEWGEPSNGSFLDPVLTVEENKSVVRLLSAHGGAAADLRNLLPAGRCRICAAVDLRNLLPATCPRRRRSLRNSNLAATSPPPRPSSCTDPSVHDMMQTMPADKVAAQASASGKKRTWEEANGGEEVPPLSSVLSPPQHFLSKHDGHTTDWDGGRELLQETVAPPSERAFAANEPSDGAAIRRAANYVLELGEKLLARERDAAALREQLEEAKAELAAAKWAADVEREKAKSELAAAGAELEKTKAQLAAVETEVVKTKAELSASLVEAELAAAKQAAEAVKTKDERAAAWEEMMKTKAELAAAEAELVQAKAELTAAKRAAETELVKTKAKLAAAEAELGSAKAAVAQQLLASEELVRQRAEDALEGYKRWRGRQAPAGRAA, from the exons ATGCGCACcatgccttcctcctcctccgtctaCCCGGAACGCCGCATCGTCACCGCAGCCGAACTCGTCGCCGGCAATAATGCCAAGGAAACGAGGGCCACGGGCGCCGAGGGCTTCGCCTCGCTCCTGCGCACCCAGGAGGAGGTCGACGCGCTCTGCGACAAGTACGGCGTGCCGAAGGAGTTCACCGCGCGCCCCGCCGGCGACCTGCGAGCGAACTCGAcgccgccgccgggggccatctGCGTGTACGCACGCGCGCTGGAGGCCGGGATGCGCGTCCCGCTGCACGGCTTCTTCCGCGCGGTCCTCGCCCACTTCGGCATCGCGCCGGCGCAGGTCACGCCCAACGGGTGGCGCTTCATGGCGGACTTCCTCGTGCTCTGCCAGTCCGCCGgcgtccctccctcgcccgcgGTATTCCTGCGCTTCTTCCAGCTGTCCATTATGGATCAAAAGCACGAGAAAGGGTGGTACTTTTTCCGATCCAGGCGGGACATCGCAAGCTTGCCGAACGGGGGTTGCAAAACCACCCCGGGCTGGAGACACGAGTTCTTCTTCCTCTCGTCGCCGGAGCCGTGGCATTGCGCCGTGGAGTGGGGCGAGCCGTCCAACGGCTCCTTCCTCGACCCGGTGCTCACCGTTGAGGAAAACAAATCGGTGGTGAGGCTGCTAAGTGCTCACGGTGGCGCCGCTGCTGATCTCAGGAACCTGCTTCCTGCTGGGCGCTGCCGTATCTGCGCCGCTGTTGATCTCAGGAACCTGCTCCCTGCTACGTGCCCACGGAGGCGGCGGAGTCTCCGCAACAGCAACCTTGCTGCCacatccccgccgccgcggccttctTCGT GCACGGATCCCTCGGTCCACGACATGATGCAGACTATGCCGGCGGACAAGGTGGCCGCGCAAGcgtcggcgtcggggaagaagagGACTTGGGAGGAAGCCAACGGCGGGGAGGAGGTGCCGCCTCTTTCCTCAGTGCTGTCACCTCCACAGCACTTCCTCAGCAAGCACGACGGACACACCACAGACTGGGATGGTGGACGGGAGCTGCTGCAGGAAACCGTCGCGCCGCCGTCGGAGCGCGCGTTCGCGGCGAACGAGCCTTCTGACGGCGCAGCGATTCGGCGG GCCGCGAACTACGTGCTCGAACTTGGGGAGAAGCTGTTGGCCAGGGAGCGCGACGCCGCGGCTCTGCGGGAGCAGCTGGAGGAGGCAAaggccgagctcgcggcggcgaagtgggcggcGGACGTGGAGCGGGAGAAGGCTAAGTCTGAGCTCGCCGCGGCAGGAGCGGAGCTGGAGAAGACCAAAGCCCAGCTCGCGGCGGTGGAGACCGAGGTGGTGAAGACGAAAGCCGAGCTCTCCGCGTCTCTTGTGGAGGCTGAGCTCGCCGCGGCAAAGCAAGCGGCGGAGGCCGTGAAGACGAAGGACGAGCGCGCTGCGGCTTGGGAGGAGATGATGAAGACGaaggccgagctcgccgccgcggAGGCAGAGCTGGTGCAGGCCAAGGCCGAGCTGACCGCGGCGAAGCGCGCCGCGGAGACGGAGCTGGTGAAGACGAAGGCCAAGCtcgccgcggcggaggcggagctgggGAGCGCCAAGGCCGCAGTGGCTCAGCAGCTCCTGGCCTCCGAGGAGCTTGTACGGCAGCGCGCGGAGGACGCGCTGGAAGGATACAAACGCTGGCGAGGTCGTCAAGCTCCGGCAGGCCGTGCCGCCTGA
- the LOC123162451 gene encoding NAD(+) hydrolase ApTIR, whose protein sequence is MPSSPSANPGHGVATAAAASRSTDPKGFASFLRTQDEVDALCEEYGVPKDQYTARPAGDLCANSTPPPGAICVYARALEAGMRVPLHGFFLEALAHFGIAPAQLTPNGWRIMTGFHALCRSTGVPPSLAVFRRFFRLSVVPHEHKKGWCFLRSRDNSGLRSTGMPHPYSISLMDWKHDFFFLWSPEPWPCAVEWGEPNNSLMMPVLTGEENEWAAKLLRAYGGAPVDLRSSNLVAASPPPPTSSSKGMYPSVHDRMKTKLEKKAAARASASAKKRTREEANGEEEVPPLSALSTPPPGKPQHLLSRHDGDGTDWEAARELLQGRAVTTPLGRALAANEPSEVVKSSYAAILQAANYASFSFRYALELEEKLAASEREAAALREQLEEAKAELEAAEGKQAKAARAELEKAKGWLAVAKRAGEAQAELAAARAEAVKKRAELAALKRAAEAEAEKAKAELAAAEAEAAQRLMASEEDVLRRAEHALEGYERWRSRHAPATSLE, encoded by the exons ATGCCTTCCTCTCCCTCCGCCAACCCGGGCCACGGCGTCGCCACCGCTGCCGCGGCGTCCAGGTCCACGGACCCCAAGGGCTTCGCCTCGTTCCTGCGCACCCAGGACGAGGTCGACGCGCTCTGCGAGGAGTACGGGGTACCCAAGGATCAGTACACCGCGCGCCCCGCCGGAGACCTTTGCGCGAACTCCAcgccgccgccgggggccatctGCGTGTACGCGCGCGCGCTGGAGGCCGGGATGCGCGTCCCGCTGCACGGTTTCTTCCTCGAGGCGCTCGCGCACTTCGGCATCGCGCCGGCCCAGCTCACGCCCAACGGGTGGCGCATCATGACGGGCTTCCACGCGCTCTGCCGCTCGACCGGCGTGCCGCCGTCGCTCGCGGTGTTCCGGCGTTTCTTCCGGCTGTCCGTCGTCCCCCACGAGCACAAAAAAGGCTGGTGTTTTCTCCGATCTAGGGACAACTCCGGCTTGCGCTCCACCGGGATGCCGCATCCGTATTCCATTTCTTTAATGGACTGGAAACAcgacttcttcttcctctggtcgCCGGAGCCGTGGCCTTGCGCCGTGGAGTGGGGCGAGCCCAATAACTCACTCATGATGCCGGTGCTAACCGGTGAGGAAAATGAATGGGCGGCCAAATTGCTGCGTGCTTACGGTGGCGCGCCCGTTGATCTCCGCAGCAGCAACCTTGtcgccgcatcgccgccgccgcctactTCCAGTTCCAAAG GCATGTATCCCTCTGTCCATGACAGGATGAAGACGAAGCTCGAGAAGAAGGCGGCCGCGCGAGCGTCGGCGTCGGCAAAGAAGAGGACTCGGGAGGAAGCCAACGGCGAGGAGGAGGTTCCGCCTCTTTCAGCGCTGAGCACGCCACCGCCGGGGAAGCCACAACACTTGCTCAGCAGGCACGACGGAGACGGCACGGACTGGGAGGCTGCACGGGAACTCCTGCAGGGCCGCGCCGTCACGACGCCGCTGGGGCGCGCACTCGCGGCGAACGAGCCTTCCGAAGTCGTCAAGTCGAGCTACGCTGCGATTCTGCAG GCCGCCAACTACGCGTCCTTCTCCTTCCGGTACGCTCTCGAGCtggaggagaagctggcggccagCGAGCGCGAGGCCGCGGCGCTGCGGGAGCAGCTGGAGGAGGCAAAGGCCGAGCTCGAGGCGGCAGAAGGGAAGCAAGCAAAGGCGGCGAGGGCGGAGCTCGAGAAGGCGAAAGGCTGGCTCGCCGTGGCGAAGCGTGCTGGGGAGGCGCAGGCTGAGCTCGCCGCGGCTCGGGCAGAGGCGGTGAAGAAGAGGGCCGAGCTCGCCGCGTTGAAGCGGgccgcggaggcggaggcggagaagGCAAAGGCCGAGCtcgccgcggcggaggcggaggcggcgcagCGGCTTATGGCGTCGGAGGAGGACGTGCTGCGGCGCGCGGAGCACGCGCTGGAGGGGTACGAGCGCTGGCGAAGCCGTCACGCTCCGGCAACATCGCTTGAGTAG